GACCATGTTCTTTACAAAGGTTGTCAAATAATAACGATATTCTATTAGACCTTCTGGATAACCTCAAAAATACTGTTTTAAaaccatttttatttatatataatttctATTAAGTACCTATCCAAATATTTGTTATGTTAATGTACCTCAACAAACGAACTATAAATTGCAAAAatgttacctttttttttataaataatacTTAAATAGAGGCTGGACTTTTTCATGATGAAATGTTTTGACATTGGTAGCTGTTTTCAACCCTCCGAAACGGACTTGGCGGACAAATGCCGCCATCTGTCGGTCGGAAAGTATTAACACatacctaaaaataaaaaaattaactcgccaaaatccaatttcaatttatttttacccgttatataaaaaaacaatcagcaaTGACATTTAAAACGAGTAATTCTCTTATTTCATTCCTAGAGATTTGCTTCATTTCTCTTGATAACATAGGCCCTATGGTATCAAGAGAAATGATATGACCCCTATGGCatagaatttgaaataaaaggACGAACATTGAATACTAAATCATTATCACCACTTTTTATCTTATTTCATGCTTAGTTGACTAAGAACTAAGCTTGAAAACAAAGGGAAAAACCTGCATCCcaaaattaataatttattgGTAAATTAGAGAGATaacatatataataaaatagcaaacaataaaataataaagggAACACAAACATCTACAACTGAAAGCCCTTTTCAAGCTCACAAGccaattttgtatttttccatCTTGTGACGCTTCTGAGAAAGGCTACAGGAAGTAGCCGAAACATGTAAAGTAGGTAAAATCTTCCCTGTCTGACTAAACGAACTGTTTAAAATAGTAAACTTAATGAAGACAGTATGAACCTTCACAAACGACAAGCCACTTCATTCGGTACAAATGCCCAATAAAATGGGAGGCAATTCAGTATTGTAAAGATAACAAGACTATTTTGATAGAGGTAGATTCAAATTCCAAAAACGTATCTGTTTTTAAATGTAGGGATATGTAATGTACAGATATCTGAAAAATCGACTGAAATACAGTAACAAACTATTTGCACTCACCCTTGAAACAATGTGTTTGTTATTGTGGTTGTGGTTTGAAGTGTACTGTGTCACACCAAGACTTGTTCCAAATATTTTGGTTACCTCATTTGCTgtgtaagaggagcaaaaaccaATTGCCAATTGTATTCTTCTACCAAATGTACCTAATGAAGCGGGCTGTCATCATTATTCACATCTTGAGGGATCCTGGGACGTACGTCGGTGCACTCGCATTCCTCTTTGCGCCGTCCGCCGCCGTTGAGGCAGCCGGGGCAGCAGGCAGTGTGCCCCTCCGAGCGGCAAATGGGACAGGAAAGCACCAGCTGGCAGCAGAAGGGCGTGGTGCACAGCTGGTAGCGATCCCAGGGTTGTCCACAGTACCTGCAACCTAAAGACGGATTTAGGTTAAGAGTGGTGAAGTGGGACGGAAGAATATAGAGGCCTGGAGGGGGGACAACTCACCAGCGATGACATCATTGTTGGAAGAAATGGCGTAGCGTTCGTCGAAAACAAAGAGCTTCCCGCGGTAAAAGCCGTCTGGGAAGCGTTCAAGGTATTTATGGATTCCACCTTTCAGCTGATAAACTTCTTTGCACACgttctgcaaaaagaaaaaaatatatttataaaaaaataacactggCAAACCTTTGCCAGGGCACCAGAAAGTTTTGTTGTTGCTCCTCTGGAACAAACCCGTAAAACCATTATAATACTACACATGCACAGTAAATAACGCGTTTGATGGGGCGGAAAATATATTTGAATGAATTTGAATATTAGTCATTAATAACAAATGAATCTTAatcattaaaataatttttcacATAATAAAGCAACAAGATTTAGAAAATATTACACCTGTTTTTTGCAGAAATGTAAAATACACCTGAATCAGATCTGCATTTATAAAGTAGGTTACAATTGTTGTGGACATCCACACTGATGCTGGCTCCTGTTAGAACATCACACAACTACTTTGTTGTCGATTCACTCATGACTACGCATTAGCCAATATTTGATTTTGACGGTATGATACTAACTGTGAGCGAAAATATTGCGGTATCATGGTGTTAGTAAAGTTAAAGCGAAAAAGTCCTTAGCAGATCACTTTGTGTCTAGTTTTGGCTTGAATGGCTAGTGATGTTTTTGTTGAATAGTTACTACACACTAAGTCTTGCGCACAAGCTAAacacttaaagaaaaaaaactaagacgaactaaaaaaaacctaaaacaagtgtttttgaaaaaaaatgacctaATAAAAACTAACAAAGCCAAAATAATTAAACTGAGCTAAATTCCTCTAAATATCCTCAAAAAAGCAGAaattgaaatcttttttttttttttaattacggtAAACCGTCAAACCAGTGCTTGGCACAGACCTACTGATGACATTGAATaattacaaataataaaaaaagaaaacaaaaaaaagaaaaatctcacTTTAGAGCGGAGGTAAGCGGAGCCTCGCTCGCAGCGGATGCCTCCGGTGCAGTACATGAGCACCTTTTTGTCTCGGAAGAGTTCCAGGTTCTGGTCCACGTAGTCTGGGAAGTAGCTAAACTTGCGGATGTCAGGGGCCAGACAGTGCAAGAACTGACCCTAATGGTGGAAGAGTGTTTTCAGGAAAAGGTGTACAAGTGGCCTGATCAATAAATAGAGGTCACTACGTACAATTTTACTCTCATAGAAGTTGCGGCAGTCCAGTAGGATAGTGTCACTCTGCACATTCCCTTCAGTCATTAAGGCCTCCACCTCTTTGTGAAACTCCTCAGGCTCCAGATGATTTCCTGTGCAGCGAGACAGGAGTTAACTGTAACCGCTTTATTCAagtccaaataaaaataaaaagacatcTTAGTCCCTGTATCATCATTTGTTGTCATTAGTCAGGTCAGGAGTGCAAATGAGAACCTGTTCTCAATGTCATTAtcttaataaagaatgaatgaaagaatgactgaatgaatgaacgaacgaacgaatttTTTTGGAACGGGTTGCACGCATCAAATTGAAAATGATAGAAAAATTGCACAAAAAAGTtaatcagtttgaacattatatatattgtcataatTAAATATAAGTTGAAAAGAATTTGCAATTCACTGTAATGAAATTTtaagaaaattttacacaacatTCCAACTTCATTGGATTTGGTGTTTATAACTGAAGATGTAAGGCAGATCACTTTTATTTCATCAGTACAGTTAAATCtctggttgtcatggcaacctaGCAACTGTAACGTACCTGCCAAATGGTAAGAGATGACATCAGGGTCTAATCCCATCGGGACAATTTCTTTAAAGACCCCCACCTTCAGGTCCGAGAAACACTCAGGACCGCCATCACTTGTCTgatctcacacatacacacatagacacatgcgcacgcacaaaAGAAGTACATGTTCAATTTTCATCTTATAGAGTAATTTTGTAACTTTGCAATTGTTTGCAAAATTCTGATTGTGTAAAGCCTAatgtgaacacaaatggtgcagtAATGTAGCAATATAACAGTACACATAAACTGTATTTCTATCCCCTGCAAAGGAATAACTCCTACTTGAGTTCTAGGTAAGATATTCCGCCGTTGCGTCACACATTTATGAATCCCATTTCAGTTTTAGGCAGGACATGCCCCGCTGCATTATGTATGATTGATTGTTCATGAGCACTAGCTTTGGGGTCTGCAAAATGAATAGATAAATGAATTAAATTTGATCAACTTTTCAGATGAAAAGGCAACTCTGAATACAAGTTGCAAAAATTAAATAATGCatcatgaaaaagaaaacattttggggagaaatttcttttttggggaaaaaaacaaacaaacaacaacaaaaaaaaaacaagaccaaAAGAGTACAGCTCAGACTCGCACCCAAAATCCCTGCACCCTAATCAGGAGTACATTGGGAAATACACCCCAAGTCTGCATTGCTTCACTCCGACCATTGGTAAACTCTGGATGGAAGTTTTATCGCAGTTGATATCGCAGCAGTATGCCCGTTGAAAATGCACTTTCATCTATTGTTGACCGCACACATACATGACCCAAACACAAGACGACAGACCGTGAGTGTATGATTGATGTTGTATTGGCCAAATAGCTTACCTTAAAATCCTCTTTTTCCATGTGGAAAAGAGGATGTGAGCACAATGCGTCCACGTAGAGCTCAGTGGCGATCCGGGTGCCCCCTACTGTTCCGTTGATGCCCTCTGTGGCCACCCTCACCTGAAGGACAACACGTATTTGGTTTTATGGAACATTTTGCCGGAGGTGAAAAGAGTACTCTCGTATCTGAAGTTTGCGCTCGCAAGTCCAAGCAAGAAAAGTCGAGTCACTCGTATCTCAGGTCACCACTGTTCAGAATATTTCGATAACTTGGCACCAATGCAAACAAAAGTTTGTTCTGTCAGAAGAACAAAAACTCAAGTAAAGTACTGATACCTGAAAATGCACTTAGGCTTACCACCATTGCATTTAACTTTGATGGCTCCGTaccttgccagttaaatggaggCGCTGGCATAAAGCTCTCTGCCAAGCGCAGACCACGTGTGGCTCCTCGACGCGGCAGTAACGATAGTAAAGGAGAACTTTACCAGGACCTCTGGGCAGAAGAAAAAGAATGGGGTTAAACTGAGACAAAAGTTGAATATAAAACGGCTGAAAATGTGGCTACTTCTCAAACTGCTCCTTTGGGATGTGACTAACGTCTGGCATCCATGCAGTGACGTCCACGGACAAACTTTCATCACGCAGTTTGGCATCGGATTTTTCCTCTTGCTTTTGGTTAAGCGTGTGCTCATACTGGGCCATTGCCATCCGTTGGATTTCACCAGCATGCATTCTGGCGACATGCTGGTGAATGGCAGCATGCTCAGCAAAGGTGCGACCACAGCAGCTCCAGGATGGACTCCCCTTCGGATCTGGACTTGCCTCCTGCTTGTATGCTACAAAGGCACCAAAGGACTGAAAAAGACAGAGACGAAAACACTTTGGCTAGTAGTGTGTCAAGTAAGTATTGTATTATACGTACAGGACACAATTTCAGTGATATTTCAGTGACACAGTTCAACTCTGAGGCTAACATATGTCGATTGAGGAGCTAAATTCAGCCGAGTTGTTAGAGGAAGTTACAGACTTTGCTGCATGTGCATGACATTTACATGCCAACCACAGTGCATTATTATTTTCCAAATCAAATCCGTACTTTTAAGGTAATGCTGTATATGAGTTTGAAACGATATTAAAGGGTAGTTTACAGTATACTTATGGTTTAAAACTTTTGGTAAATCGCAAATAGTTTGCAGTAGTTTTATATGTTGTGGACATTAATCCCTAACAATTTCTCGCTATATTTTCTTTGTCTTTTCTATCTTCATCAAGTTTCTTTAGCAGCTTCCGTAATACACTGTTTACAGTTCAATTTATGAAAGCGTGAGGACTTGACTTAATTTTCTTGATTTTTGCACCAGTAACTTGGGACTTGCATAAATCTTAGAGATTTAACACGTTTCCCTACTCACCTTCCTTTTGTTTAGATTGTATAATTTTCTTAGCGACGCACAGAGCTGTTTCTCCTCTTTCAATACGTTAGTAGGCGCACACGCATTTTCTAGATCCCAGGCTAGAAACTCAGAACAGACTAAagtcatgtttattttcttagCAGCTCTTGTCGCTAGACAATCTCCGACTTGACAGGACGGACGGAATAGTCGGTTGCGCTTTAGGTGTGCGTCTCACTTGAATGGGCCCGATGAACAActtgttaattttatttaaaatttatCTAATTTTAACACATTCCTTTTTTGATCAAGGAATTATATTATTCACTTTGAAAGATGTTCGACAATAGCATACATAACATTTTAAGCTTTAGGCCCAACGAAATATAAAAGCGGAACAAGTTGGATATAGTTAGGATTTTATTCTCAAAAATAATATCAAAATTGTGGACTTTTTTTATTAGCAGCAGAAAATTTAACATATTTGTCGTAGACTCGTAACCCTCGCCGTCGAAACTCATTGCCAACAAGTCATGGAAATATTAAGTCCGTGCAACAAAGAGGAAGTAAAAGGCGGTTGCACCAATTGATTTTATTTGTGCTCCACTTAAATGGGCCCCTTTTTCTTACagatttctatttttattgagGTATCATCTATTTCCAATAATATTAGTCCTACCTTATTATATAAAGAACTAAAGTCAATTATTATCCATTTAATAGCTATTTTCACAACCAAAAAAACTTGTGCTTTGCGCTGACTCTCTTTACCGGAAGTGTGTCTTGCTTGAATGGGCCGGCGGCTAAGCTAGGCCGTTTGTCGCACGTCACCTGCGAGTTGAATTCATACATGAAAAGGCGCTATTTTCCGTTTTAGGCCACATTAGTTTGTATCTTTTTCTCTCACCCCTCAAGGCAAAACGGATTAAAACATGTCCAGGAGACGACATAGCGACTCCTATGACGGTAAGTTTGACTTT
The sequence above is drawn from the Syngnathus scovelli strain Florida chromosome 1, RoL_Ssco_1.2, whole genome shotgun sequence genome and encodes:
- the LOC125985309 gene encoding thiosulfate sulfurtransferase/rhodanese-like domain-containing protein 2; its protein translation is MTLVCSEFLAWDLENACAPTNVLKEEKQLCASLRKLYNLNKRKSFGAFVAYKQEASPDPKGSPSWSCCGRTFAEHAAIHQHVARMHAGEIQRMAMAQYEHTLNQKQEEKSDAKLRDESLSVDVTAWMPDVSHIPKEQFEKGPGKVLLYYRYCRVEEPHVVCAWQRALCQRLHLTGKVRVATEGINGTVGGTRIATELYVDALCSHPLFHMEKEDFKTSDGGPECFSDLKVGVFKEIVPMGLDPDVISYHLAGNHLEPEEFHKEVEALMTEGNVQSDTILLDCRNFYESKIGQFLHCLAPDIRKFSYFPDYVDQNLELFRDKKVLMYCTGGIRCERGSAYLRSKNVCKEVYQLKGGIHKYLERFPDGFYRGKLFVFDERYAISSNNDVIAGCRYCGQPWDRYQLCTTPFCCQLVLSCPICRSEGHTACCPGCLNGGGRRKEECECTDVRPRIPQDVNNDDSPLH